The Alkalibacter rhizosphaerae genomic sequence TGTGCTCCCGTCAAACCACGGGTGTTTGGAACTCGCAGATATCTATTATACGTACTGCTGACCTTGCCTTGCGCATAGGCCGCAAAAATAAGACCTGGTACGAGGATCAGCATGGTTATATCGAAAATAAAAGGAAAATACATTTTCAACCCTCCATCCTATATTTGCATATAAGACTACCCTAAATTACTTAAAGGAAGCTTAATGTCCCAGGGCCGTTCCAGTCCAGGCATCATGCCCTTTCAGATACTCCGCCACCGGCAATCGCTTTTTACCCGGCACTTGTATTTCCCGGATCAGCAAGGTTCCCCTGCCGGTTTGGACCACTATCCCACTTGGATCCATGGCTACGATTTCCCCCGGCTCTCCAACAGCTTCCTCATCCATCAACTCGCTGGAAAAAAGTTTGATCCGCTGCTCTCCCATAGTTGTGAATGCGCCTGGATAAGGTGTGGTTCCTCGAATTTGGTCATGGATCTTTTTTGCAGGATCCTTCCAATCCACCCGTCCTGTCTCCCGATAGATCATTGGGCTTATGGTTGCATCCTCGTCGACTTGGGGCAAGGGGGTGATCTCCGAATTTTTAAATTTGAACAGCGTTTCCAGGAGAAGTTCGGCGCCAATGACTGCCAATGCGTCATGCAGTTCTCCAGTGGTCATGGCGTCGGGGATGGCAATGGATCGTTGCAGCAGGATGTCTCCCGTATCCAATCCTTCATCCATCAGCATGGTGGTCACACCAGATTCTTTTTCCCCGTTCAATACGGCCCAGTGAATGGGTGCCGCACCCCGATATTTGGGCAACAGGGAGGCATGGACATTGATACTTCCATATCTGGGGATCTGCAACATGGCTTCCGGCAAAACCCTTCCG encodes the following:
- the fmt gene encoding methionyl-tRNA formyltransferase, whose product is MKVVFMGTPVFAVETLKQLLRSDIEVAMVLTQPDKPNKRGKKIAYSPVKELALSEGIPVMQPTDLKDPQLLAALEDLETDYFVVVAYGRVLPEAMLQIPRYGSINVHASLLPKYRGAAPIHWAVLNGEKESGVTTMLMDEGLDTGDILLQRSIAIPDAMTTGELHDALAVIGAELLLETLFKFKNSEITPLPQVDEDATISPMIYRETGRVDWKDPAKKIHDQIRGTTPYPGAFTTMGEQRIKLFSSELMDEEAVGEPGEIVAMDPSGIVVQTGRGTLLIREIQVPGKKRLPVAEYLKGHDAWTGTALGH